A genome region from Chryseobacterium indicum includes the following:
- a CDS encoding GLPGLI family protein — MHLRILISFFTFLCCLFFAQTYEVQYLSSSNGKVLTEQSPTLVWANEKENFILNNKIREQKADFPFEITKIEKPSNTVISYAFLKSDEIISTSDKESVAKQTFEFTNETKKILGYTCKKAVTKINSNTIEVWYTNDLKIQGGPSVIGQNLGFVLEIERNKNSLITAQSIKKVKKTDIDAILKGSIDSTDQLGYRDLLWKSRFTTLKVFDHETINFSDESKSDENIKRFANGTIIMKKIKFPKISDGGNIFVELKQQSNGDAYDRTGTVFFVPQDKSQSFFDGLEKGVKTLPVYENGNGKQYYGITATENYNPAVEMMRFFTAFGINKFNHIQLKDKNWQTISPYREDITDLKPSLSEKELWIGTFIGNYDKGGHKVSLEITIHKSDQTIYKNNTVIPLFNTLNIMEMAGQDYSTMFNNDKGLFVEFTLKKDLKNAQLKYTTTGHGGWENGDEFVPKANSIFLDGKMTFSFTPWRTDCGSYRLYNPASGNFPDGLSSSDLSRSNWCPGTVTNPNFIQLGDLKAGKHTIQVKIPQGATEGTSFSSWNVSGVLLGSQ, encoded by the coding sequence ATGCATCTAAGAATTTTAATAAGTTTCTTTACTTTTTTATGCTGTTTATTTTTTGCACAGACGTATGAAGTACAGTACCTCAGTTCATCCAACGGAAAAGTTTTAACGGAACAGTCTCCCACTTTAGTTTGGGCAAATGAAAAGGAAAATTTTATCCTGAATAACAAAATCAGAGAACAAAAAGCAGATTTCCCCTTCGAAATTACGAAAATTGAAAAACCTTCGAATACGGTAATTTCTTATGCATTTTTAAAATCTGACGAAATTATTTCAACTTCCGATAAAGAATCTGTGGCAAAACAGACTTTTGAATTCACCAATGAAACCAAGAAAATTTTAGGCTACACCTGCAAAAAAGCAGTTACCAAAATCAATTCCAATACCATAGAAGTCTGGTACACCAACGATCTGAAAATTCAGGGAGGACCTTCTGTAATCGGACAAAATCTGGGATTTGTTCTAGAAATTGAAAGAAATAAAAACTCACTGATTACCGCTCAATCTATTAAAAAAGTTAAGAAAACTGATATTGATGCTATTCTGAAAGGATCGATTGATTCAACCGATCAGTTAGGTTACAGAGATCTTTTGTGGAAAAGCAGATTCACTACCCTAAAAGTTTTTGATCATGAAACCATTAATTTTTCAGATGAATCTAAATCTGACGAAAACATAAAAAGATTCGCCAACGGAACCATTATTATGAAAAAAATTAAGTTCCCGAAAATTTCTGATGGCGGAAATATTTTCGTTGAATTAAAACAACAATCCAACGGCGATGCTTACGACAGAACCGGAACCGTATTTTTTGTACCGCAGGACAAATCGCAGTCTTTTTTCGACGGACTTGAAAAAGGTGTAAAAACACTTCCTGTATATGAAAACGGAAACGGAAAACAATATTACGGAATTACAGCAACGGAAAATTACAATCCCGCGGTAGAAATGATGAGATTTTTCACGGCTTTCGGAATCAATAAATTCAATCATATTCAGTTAAAAGATAAAAACTGGCAAACGATCAGTCCGTATCGTGAAGATATTACAGACCTTAAACCTTCTCTTTCTGAAAAGGAATTATGGATCGGAACATTCATTGGAAATTACGATAAAGGCGGTCATAAAGTAAGTCTGGAAATCACCATTCACAAAAGCGATCAGACAATCTATAAAAACAATACGGTCATTCCTTTATTCAACACTCTGAACATTATGGAAATGGCAGGACAGGATTATTCTACCATGTTTAATAATGATAAAGGACTGTTTGTAGAGTTTACTTTAAAAAAGGATCTGAAAAATGCCCAGTTGAAATATACAACTACCGGTCATGGAGGCTGGGAAAACGGCGATGAATTTGTACCCAAAGCCAACTCGATCTTTTTAGACGGAAAAATGACCTTCTCTTTTACACCTTGGAGAACCGACTGCGGATCTTATCGTCTTTATAATCCTGCTTCAGGAAATTTTCCGGACGGACTTTCATCATCCGATCTCAGCAGATCGAACTGGTGTCCCGGAACAGTTACTAATCCCAATTTTATTCAGCTTGGAGATTTAAAAGCCGGAAAACATACCATTCAGGTAAAAATTCCGCAGGGCGCAACCGAAGGAACAAGCTTCAGTTCATGGAATGTTTCGGGAGTTTTGCTAGGGTCTCAATAA
- a CDS encoding RsmB/NOP family class I SAM-dependent RNA methyltransferase, with translation MELIHRNLAIGIHDALQETFFEKNKYADKVIERLLKANKKWGSQDRAVVSEIFYNIIRWKKRLEYYMGEGVKPNNIYKLIIAYLLWSKTNYKKFEEFDGIKIADILTKLKKGTVPTKAIEHSIPEWLAETLEKELGEKWEKEMYALNEQAPTVLRANSLRTTTKELISDLSDENIVSYPIKNYPDAVQLEEKKNVFLTTAFKEGLFEVQDASSQKIGYFLDVKEGQRVVDACAGAGGKTLHLAALMHNKGQIIALDIFDWKLAELKRRAKRAGAHNIETRMISDNKVIKRLHEKADRLLIDAPCSGLGVLKRNPDSKWKIDQAFIDRIKVEQQQILQDYSKMLKKGGKMVYATCSILPSENNLQVDEFIRNNPNFKMIKDEKVMPSEGYDGFYMALIERVS, from the coding sequence TCGAAAGACTTTTGAAAGCGAATAAAAAATGGGGAAGCCAGGACAGAGCAGTGGTTTCTGAGATTTTCTATAACATCATCCGTTGGAAAAAACGCCTTGAATATTACATGGGTGAAGGTGTAAAGCCCAACAATATTTATAAATTAATTATTGCTTATCTTCTTTGGAGCAAAACCAATTATAAGAAATTTGAAGAATTCGACGGTATAAAAATCGCCGACATTCTTACCAAACTGAAAAAAGGAACCGTTCCTACAAAAGCAATCGAGCATTCTATTCCGGAATGGCTTGCCGAAACTTTAGAAAAAGAACTGGGCGAAAAGTGGGAAAAAGAAATGTATGCCCTAAATGAGCAGGCTCCGACTGTTTTAAGAGCAAATTCTCTGAGAACAACAACCAAAGAGCTTATTTCTGATCTTTCCGATGAAAACATCGTTTCTTATCCTATTAAAAATTATCCGGACGCAGTACAATTGGAGGAAAAAAAGAATGTTTTCCTGACGACTGCTTTTAAAGAAGGTCTATTTGAAGTTCAGGATGCTTCTTCCCAAAAAATCGGGTATTTCCTTGATGTAAAGGAAGGACAGAGAGTTGTTGATGCTTGTGCAGGTGCAGGAGGAAAAACGCTTCACTTAGCCGCTTTAATGCATAATAAAGGACAGATCATCGCATTGGATATTTTCGACTGGAAACTTGCCGAACTGAAAAGACGTGCAAAAAGAGCCGGAGCGCACAACATTGAAACCCGTATGATTTCTGATAATAAAGTCATTAAAAGGCTTCATGAAAAAGCAGACCGATTATTGATCGATGCTCCATGTTCTGGTTTGGGCGTTTTAAAAAGAAATCCGGACAGCAAATGGAAAATAGATCAGGCTTTTATCGACAGAATTAAGGTTGAACAGCAGCAGATTCTTCAGGATTATTCTAAAATGCTGAAAAAAGGCGGAAAAATGGTGTACGCAACGTGTTCTATTCTACCTTCTGAAAATAATTTGCAGGTTGATGAATTCATCAGAAACAATCCTAACTTTAAAATGATTAAAGACGAAAAAGTAATGCCAAGTGAAGGCTATGACGGGTTTTATATGGCTTTAATTGAAAGGGTTTCTTAA